The Lysinibacillus pakistanensis genome includes a window with the following:
- a CDS encoding cold-shock protein: MTQGTVKWFNAEKGFGFIEVEGGNDVFAHFSAIQGDGFKTLEEGQKVEFSVEEGQRGPQATNIVKL; this comes from the coding sequence ATGACACAAGGTACAGTAAAATGGTTTAACGCAGAAAAAGGTTTTGGCTTCATCGAAGTAGAAGGTGGAAATGATGTATTCGCTCACTTCTCAGCAATCCAAGGTGACGGTTTCAAAACATTAGAAGAAGGTCAAAAAGTTGAATTCTCAGTAGAAGAAGGTCAACGTGGACCACAAGCTACAAACATCGTAAAACTTTAA